From one Streptomyces sp. R41 genomic stretch:
- a CDS encoding MerR family transcriptional regulator, translated as MTSGQPLPRSEEPTLTIAQVVERTGLSHDTLRYYEKAGLIERVGRTTGNQRRYEMADLAWLEFLIRLRETGMSIADMQRFAQLRARGDATVPDRLAMLREHRADLADRIRALRRNAAALDGKIDHYERLLDQPGSDDLT; from the coding sequence ATGACCAGCGGACAGCCCCTCCCGCGCAGCGAGGAACCGACGCTCACGATCGCCCAGGTCGTCGAGCGCACCGGCCTCTCGCACGACACGTTGCGGTACTACGAAAAGGCCGGCCTGATCGAACGGGTCGGCCGGACCACCGGGAATCAGCGGCGTTACGAGATGGCCGACCTGGCCTGGCTGGAGTTCCTGATCCGGCTGCGCGAGACGGGCATGTCGATCGCGGACATGCAGCGGTTCGCACAGCTGCGGGCCCGGGGCGACGCCACGGTCCCCGACCGGCTCGCGATGCTCCGGGAGCACCGCGCCGACCTCGCGGACCGCATCCGCGCACTGCGCCGCAACGCGGCCGCGCTCGACGGCAAGATCGACCACTACGAACGGCTGCTCGACCAGCCGGGATCGGACGACCTCACATGA
- a CDS encoding carboxymuconolactone decarboxylase family protein — translation MSDATTREERFEHGLGVLERVDGEAGQRVVDALSDINPELGHQIVAWAFGDIYDRPGLAPRDRQLVTLGILTALGGCEAQLDVHVNAALNVGLTPEQIVEALLHSAVYCGIPKALNATFAAKKVFAERGLLPVGQQPTTSADPS, via the coding sequence CTGAGCGACGCCACCACCCGCGAGGAGCGCTTCGAGCATGGCCTGGGCGTCCTCGAGCGAGTCGACGGCGAGGCCGGGCAGCGGGTCGTCGACGCACTCTCCGACATCAACCCCGAACTCGGCCACCAGATCGTCGCCTGGGCCTTCGGCGACATCTACGACCGGCCCGGACTGGCGCCGCGCGACCGGCAGTTGGTGACCCTCGGCATTTTGACCGCGCTCGGCGGCTGCGAGGCCCAGCTCGACGTGCACGTCAACGCCGCTCTGAACGTGGGTCTCACACCGGAGCAGATCGTCGAGGCGCTGCTGCACTCCGCGGTGTACTGCGGCATACCCAAGGCGCTGAACGCCACGTTCGCGGCCAAGAAGGTGTTCGCCGAGCGTGGGCTGCTGCCCGTAGGACAGCAGCCCACCACGTCGGCCGACCCTTCTTGA
- a CDS encoding alpha-L-arabinofuranosidase C-terminal domain-containing protein, with product MSPTRTRWRLGLTATALLVASVVLGPAPASAAADVTDYAINVDPKGSGAKIDDTMYGVFFEDINRAADGGLYAELVQNRSFEYSNADNNSYTPLTSWTVSGTAKAVNDDGRLNARNRTYLSLDGDSSVTNSGYNTGISVDSGKVYDFSVWARADAASPLTVTLQDSEGALAEARRVTVRGGWAKYRATFTATRGSTTGRLTVAAGGPVALDMISLLPRDTYKGHGLRRDLAEKIAALHPGFVRFPGGCLVNTGSMQGYDEASGYQRKRSYQWKDTIGPVEQRATNSNFWGYNQSYGLGYYEYFQFSEDIGAMPLPVVPALVTGCGQNTATDDDALLKRHIQDTLDLIEFANGPVTSEWGRKRAQMGHPKPFHLTHLEVGNEENLPNEFFARFQQFRSAIEAKYPDVTVISNAGPDDSGTTFDTAWKLNTDGHVDMVDEHYYNSPQWFLQNNDRYDSYDRSGPKVFLGEYASGGNTFKNALSEAAYMTGLERNADVVKLASYAPLLANEDYVQWRPDMIWFNNHASWGSADYEVQKLFMSNVGDRVVPSSATTTPSLSAPISGAVGLSTWATTAAYDDVLVTGADGSTLLSDDFSGDASQWTHTGTGSWSLQDGQYVQSDEAATNTMVQAGDPAWHDYDLRVKATKKSGKEGFLIAFGVKDTGNYYWWNLGGWNNTTSAVEQAVDGGKSTLISKAGSIETGRAYDIDIKVRGRQVILYLDGQEWGSFTDDKPAEPFRQVVTRDAKTGDLIVKVVNAQSADARTAIDLGGAKVDSKAAVTTLQAAPDAVNSETATAVAPVKSTFAGVADRFTYTFPANSVTFLRIEQR from the coding sequence ATGTCACCCACCCGCACCCGCTGGAGACTCGGACTCACGGCCACCGCGCTCCTGGTGGCCTCCGTCGTCCTGGGGCCCGCTCCGGCGAGCGCCGCCGCCGACGTCACCGACTACGCGATCAACGTCGACCCGAAGGGCTCGGGCGCGAAGATCGACGACACCATGTACGGCGTCTTCTTCGAGGACATCAACCGCGCCGCGGACGGCGGCCTGTACGCGGAGCTCGTACAGAACCGGTCCTTCGAGTACAGCAACGCAGACAACAACTCCTATACGCCGCTCACCTCCTGGACCGTCTCCGGCACCGCCAAGGCCGTGAACGACGACGGGCGGCTCAACGCCCGCAACCGCACGTATCTCTCCCTGGACGGCGACTCGTCCGTCACCAACTCCGGCTACAACACCGGGATATCGGTCGACAGCGGCAAGGTGTACGACTTCTCGGTCTGGGCCCGCGCCGACGCCGCGTCGCCTCTGACCGTGACGCTGCAGGACTCCGAGGGCGCCCTCGCCGAGGCCCGCCGGGTCACCGTGCGCGGCGGCTGGGCCAAGTACCGGGCGACGTTCACCGCGACCCGCGGCAGCACCACCGGACGTCTCACCGTCGCCGCCGGCGGCCCGGTCGCGCTCGACATGATCTCGCTGCTGCCCCGGGACACGTACAAGGGGCACGGCCTGCGCAGGGATCTCGCGGAGAAGATCGCCGCCCTCCACCCCGGCTTCGTGCGCTTCCCGGGCGGCTGCCTGGTCAACACCGGCAGCATGCAGGGATATGACGAGGCGTCGGGCTATCAGCGCAAGCGCTCGTATCAGTGGAAGGACACCATCGGCCCGGTCGAGCAGCGCGCCACCAACTCCAACTTCTGGGGCTACAACCAGAGTTACGGGCTCGGCTACTACGAGTACTTCCAGTTCTCCGAGGACATCGGCGCGATGCCGCTGCCCGTCGTGCCCGCGCTCGTCACCGGCTGCGGTCAGAACACGGCCACCGACGACGACGCCCTGCTCAAGCGGCACATCCAGGACACCCTCGACCTCATCGAGTTCGCCAATGGGCCGGTCACGAGCGAGTGGGGCAGGAAGCGCGCCCAGATGGGCCACCCCAAGCCCTTCCACCTCACGCACCTCGAAGTCGGCAACGAGGAGAACCTGCCCAACGAGTTCTTCGCCCGCTTCCAGCAGTTCCGCTCCGCCATCGAGGCCAAGTACCCGGACGTCACGGTGATTTCGAACGCCGGCCCGGACGACTCCGGCACCACCTTCGACACGGCCTGGAAGCTCAACACGGACGGACACGTCGACATGGTCGACGAGCACTACTACAACAGCCCGCAGTGGTTCCTGCAGAACAACGACCGCTACGACTCGTACGACAGGAGCGGTCCCAAGGTCTTCCTGGGGGAGTACGCCTCCGGCGGCAACACCTTCAAGAACGCCCTCTCCGAAGCCGCGTACATGACCGGCCTCGAGCGCAACGCGGACGTGGTGAAGCTCGCCTCGTACGCTCCGCTGCTCGCCAACGAGGACTATGTGCAGTGGCGTCCGGACATGATCTGGTTCAACAACCACGCCTCATGGGGCTCGGCCGACTACGAGGTGCAGAAGCTCTTCATGAGCAATGTCGGCGACCGGGTGGTGCCCAGCAGCGCCACCACCACACCGTCGCTCAGCGCGCCGATCTCGGGCGCCGTCGGCCTGTCGACCTGGGCGACCACGGCGGCGTACGACGATGTCTTGGTCACCGGCGCGGACGGGAGCACGCTGCTCAGCGACGACTTCAGCGGTGACGCCTCCCAGTGGACCCACACCGGCACCGGCAGCTGGAGCCTCCAGGACGGGCAGTACGTGCAGAGCGACGAGGCCGCGACCAACACCATGGTCCAGGCGGGCGACCCCGCCTGGCACGACTACGACCTGCGGGTGAAGGCCACCAAGAAGTCCGGCAAGGAGGGCTTCCTCATCGCCTTCGGCGTCAAGGACACCGGCAACTACTACTGGTGGAACCTCGGCGGCTGGAACAACACCACCTCCGCGGTCGAACAGGCCGTGGACGGCGGCAAGTCGACGCTGATCTCCAAGGCGGGTTCGATCGAGACGGGCCGTGCCTACGACATCGACATCAAGGTACGAGGCCGTCAGGTGATCCTCTACCTGGACGGCCAGGAGTGGGGGAGCTTCACGGACGACAAGCCCGCGGAGCCGTTCCGGCAGGTCGTCACGCGGGACGCGAAGACCGGTGACCTCATCGTCAAGGTCGTCAACGCCCAGTCCGCGGACGCCCGTACGGCGATCGACCTGGGCGGGGCGAAGGTGGACAGCAAGGCCGCCGTCACCACGCTGCAGGCCGCGCCGGACGCGGTGAACTCGGAGACGGCCACGGCGGTCGCCCCGGTGAAGTCGACCTTCGCCGGGGTCGCCGACAGGTTCACGTACACCTTCCCGGCGAATTCCGTGACCTTCCTGAGGATCGAGCAGAGGTAA
- a CDS encoding DUF6314 family protein: MGEFWPVTDVLAYLTGSWRVERSVRDLASGAEGRFTGTTVFSPLDDGGDGLLHQESGTFLWQGTPRPAERTLWFLPGGRPGSAAVRFSDGRPFHDLDLTTGRHIADHPCAADLYRGEFTVRDENHWRTVWRVRGPAKDLVLTTDYARVD, encoded by the coding sequence ATGGGCGAGTTCTGGCCAGTGACAGACGTACTGGCCTACCTGACCGGCAGCTGGCGGGTGGAGCGCTCGGTGCGGGATCTGGCGAGCGGTGCGGAGGGGCGCTTCACGGGGACGACCGTCTTCTCGCCACTCGACGACGGAGGCGACGGCCTCCTTCATCAGGAGTCCGGGACCTTCCTCTGGCAGGGCACGCCCCGGCCCGCCGAGCGGACGCTGTGGTTCCTGCCGGGCGGGCGCCCGGGCAGCGCGGCCGTACGGTTCTCCGACGGCCGTCCCTTCCACGATCTGGACCTGACCACCGGGCGGCACATCGCCGACCATCCGTGCGCGGCGGACCTCTACCGGGGTGAGTTCACCGTCCGCGACGAGAACCACTGGCGGACCGTGTGGCGCGTCCGGGGGCCCGCGAAGGACCTGGTACTCACCACCGACTACGCGCGCGTGGACTGA
- a CDS encoding histidine phosphatase family protein — protein sequence MHLRVTFVAAARSSSLLAERFQDDRPLDQAGWDEVQRAAPELVSLAAAELRYCSPTPRSRATGDALGYGPLVQLALRDCDMGRWRGFTLGEAMAREPEAVDAWLADPRSTPHGGESLLAFIARVGAWLDTRPADDGGRIVAVAEPSVIRAALVYVLKAPPSTYWNIDVRPLSTTTVTGRAGRWNLRFDGAFSQSTRA from the coding sequence ATGCATCTTCGGGTCACGTTCGTCGCCGCCGCGCGCAGCTCCTCGCTGCTCGCGGAGCGCTTCCAGGACGACCGGCCGCTGGACCAGGCCGGCTGGGACGAGGTGCAGCGCGCTGCCCCGGAGCTGGTATCGCTGGCGGCGGCCGAGCTGCGCTACTGCTCGCCGACGCCCCGCAGCCGGGCCACCGGCGACGCCCTGGGGTACGGGCCGCTCGTCCAGCTCGCCCTGCGCGACTGCGACATGGGCCGATGGCGCGGCTTCACGCTGGGCGAGGCGATGGCCCGTGAACCCGAGGCCGTCGACGCCTGGCTCGCCGACCCTCGGTCCACGCCCCACGGCGGCGAGTCGCTGCTGGCCTTCATCGCTCGCGTCGGCGCCTGGCTCGACACCAGGCCCGCCGACGACGGAGGGCGCATCGTCGCCGTGGCCGAACCCTCCGTGATCCGGGCCGCCCTGGTCTACGTCCTGAAGGCGCCGCCCTCGACGTACTGGAACATCGATGTGCGCCCCCTGTCGACGACCACCGTCACGGGCCGGGCAGGTCGCTGGAACCTGCGCTTCGACGGAGCGTTCTCTCAGTCCACGCGCGCGTAG
- a CDS encoding PLP-dependent aminotransferase family protein, with protein MQERSSVGDLANQLRRELDRYSPGGKLPSSRALVERFRVSPVTVSRALAQLAAEGLVITRPGAGAFRAQPRTAPAPAGDTSWQELALSADAAAELVPRTVDASGVLVSLAAPPPGVVEFNGGYLHPSLQPERAMGAALSRAGRRPGAWSRPPMEGLAELREWFARGIGGAITAAEVLIAAGGQSALTTALRALAPPGAPVLVESPTYPGMLAIARAAGLRPVPVPVDADGVKPELLADAFRTTGARVFVCQPLFQNPTGGVLAPERRGEVLRIAREAGAFVVEDDFVRRLVHEDAGPLPRPLAAEDPDGVVVHVGSLTKATSPSFRVSALAARGPVLERLRAIQVVDTFFVPRPLQEAALELVGSPAWPRHLRALAAELKARRDTMTTALRLNLPELALPHIPFGGYHLWLRLPDGTDEPALVTAALRAGVAVTPGRPYFSAEPPAAHLRLSFAAVAGTEEITEGVRRLRSAYAEIC; from the coding sequence ATGCAAGAGCGTAGCAGTGTGGGAGATCTCGCGAATCAGCTGCGTCGGGAGCTGGACCGCTACTCGCCTGGTGGAAAGCTGCCGTCGAGCCGGGCACTCGTGGAGCGGTTCCGGGTGAGCCCGGTGACCGTGTCGCGGGCGCTGGCGCAGCTCGCCGCCGAGGGTCTTGTGATCACCCGGCCCGGCGCCGGCGCGTTCCGGGCCCAGCCGCGTACGGCCCCCGCCCCCGCCGGGGACACCTCCTGGCAGGAGCTCGCGCTCAGCGCGGACGCCGCTGCCGAACTCGTACCGCGCACGGTGGACGCGTCCGGCGTCCTCGTCTCCCTCGCCGCCCCGCCGCCCGGTGTCGTCGAGTTCAACGGCGGCTATCTGCACCCGTCGCTGCAGCCGGAGCGGGCGATGGGCGCGGCCCTGTCCCGGGCCGGGCGCCGTCCCGGAGCCTGGTCCCGGCCGCCCATGGAAGGACTCGCGGAACTGCGCGAGTGGTTCGCGCGGGGGATCGGCGGCGCGATCACCGCGGCCGAGGTGCTCATCGCGGCGGGCGGTCAGTCCGCGCTGACGACGGCCCTGCGTGCGCTCGCGCCGCCCGGGGCGCCGGTCCTGGTCGAATCGCCCACCTACCCGGGCATGCTGGCGATCGCCCGCGCGGCCGGACTGCGCCCCGTGCCGGTGCCCGTCGACGCCGACGGCGTGAAGCCGGAACTGCTCGCCGACGCGTTCAGGACGACCGGCGCCCGCGTCTTCGTCTGCCAGCCGCTGTTCCAGAACCCGACCGGCGGCGTCCTCGCGCCCGAGCGGCGGGGCGAGGTGCTGCGCATCGCGCGCGAGGCGGGCGCGTTCGTGGTCGAGGACGATTTCGTACGCCGTCTCGTGCACGAGGACGCGGGCCCGCTGCCCAGGCCGCTGGCTGCCGAGGACCCCGACGGAGTCGTCGTGCACGTCGGCTCGCTGACCAAGGCGACCTCGCCGAGCTTCCGGGTGAGCGCACTGGCCGCGCGCGGTCCGGTACTCGAGCGGCTGCGCGCCATCCAGGTCGTCGACACCTTCTTCGTGCCGCGCCCGCTCCAGGAGGCCGCGCTCGAACTCGTCGGCTCACCCGCCTGGCCCCGTCATCTGCGCGCACTGGCCGCCGAGTTGAAGGCCCGCCGCGACACGATGACCACGGCGCTACGTCTGAACCTCCCCGAACTCGCCCTCCCTCACATCCCGTTCGGCGGCTACCACCTCTGGCTGCGGCTGCCCGACGGCACGGACGAGCCCGCCCTGGTCACCGCCGCCCTCCGCGCAGGCGTCGCCGTCACCCCCGGCCGCCCCTACTTCAGCGCCGAACCCCCGGCCGCCCACCTCCGGTTGAGCTTCGCGGCGGTGGCGGGGACGGAAGAGATCACGGAGGGGGTACGCAGACTGCGATCGGCGTACGCGGAGATCTGTTAG
- a CDS encoding DMT family transporter — protein sequence MRTQDSATAETPIAVVTTGTAANDTARTAATARRSGTLQAALGVTAFSLTFPSTAWGLEGFGPWSLVAVRSVLAAVIAGSCLLALRVPVPGRRHLAGLAVVAAGVVLGFPLLTTLALQTSTTAHAAVVVGLLPLTTALFSALRTGARPSRMFWVAAVAGAAAVIAFTLQQSGGALTGADAYLFGALLICAAGYTEGGRLARVMPGWQVIGWALVLCLPLSVPGALVALSQEPVHLTMHSVTGLLWVSAVSQFLGLVVWYRGMASIGIPKASQLQLAQPLLTLVWSVLLLGEQLTPAAPLTAAAVLVCIALTQRARG from the coding sequence ATGAGAACACAGGATAGCGCTACCGCCGAGACCCCGATAGCGGTTGTCACCACCGGGACCGCCGCGAACGACACCGCTCGGACCGCCGCGACGGCCCGCCGCTCGGGCACCCTCCAGGCCGCCCTCGGCGTCACCGCCTTCTCACTGACCTTCCCCTCCACCGCCTGGGGTCTGGAGGGCTTCGGCCCCTGGTCCCTGGTGGCCGTGCGCAGCGTCCTGGCGGCGGTCATCGCGGGCAGCTGCCTGCTGGCGCTGCGTGTTCCCGTGCCGGGCCGCCGCCATCTGGCGGGGCTGGCCGTCGTCGCCGCGGGTGTCGTGCTCGGCTTCCCGCTGCTGACGACGCTCGCGCTGCAGACGTCGACCACCGCCCACGCGGCCGTGGTCGTCGGGCTGCTGCCGCTGACGACCGCGCTGTTCTCGGCGCTGCGCACCGGGGCGCGGCCCTCGCGGATGTTCTGGGTGGCGGCCGTCGCGGGCGCGGCCGCGGTGATCGCGTTCACCTTGCAGCAGAGCGGTGGGGCCCTGACCGGCGCGGACGCGTATCTCTTCGGGGCGCTGCTGATCTGCGCGGCGGGCTACACCGAGGGCGGTCGGCTCGCCCGGGTCATGCCGGGCTGGCAGGTCATCGGCTGGGCGCTGGTCCTGTGTCTGCCACTGTCGGTGCCGGGCGCGCTGGTCGCGCTGTCGCAGGAGCCCGTGCACCTGACCATGCACAGCGTGACAGGACTGCTGTGGGTGTCGGCCGTGTCGCAGTTCCTCGGCCTGGTCGTCTGGTACCGCGGTATGGCATCGATCGGGATTCCGAAGGCCAGCCAGTTGCAGCTGGCGCAGCCGCTGCTCACACTGGTGTGGTCGGTACTGCTCCTGGGCGAGCAGCTCACACCGGCCGCACCCCTGACGGCCGCCGCCGTTCTGGTCTGTATCGCGCTCACCCAACGGGCGCGTGGCTGA
- a CDS encoding DUF1918 domain-containing protein, which translates to MRATVGDQIVQHGRVVGQHDKVGKITEVMGAEGNPPYRVKFEDGHEGVCSPGPDTEIRHKDTR; encoded by the coding sequence ATGCGTGCAACCGTGGGCGACCAGATTGTGCAGCACGGCAGGGTTGTCGGGCAGCACGACAAGGTCGGGAAGATCACCGAGGTCATGGGGGCGGAGGGCAATCCCCCGTACCGCGTGAAGTTCGAGGACGGGCACGAGGGAGTGTGCTCACCGGGCCCCGACACCGAAATCCGCCACAAGGACACCAGGTAG
- a CDS encoding glycoside hydrolase family 10 protein, with translation MGRLSRRAFAVAAVATLCGSATAGDAAALPGSVSRGRAGTRAASELRGMWLAAVSNRDWPSSPGLTAGRQRAELLDHLDTAVRLRLNTVIFQVRPTADALWPSPYEPWSQYLTGVQGEDPGWDPLGTAVAEAHARGLELHAWFNPYRIANHTDPAKLVASHPAREHPDWVVPYGGKLYYDPGLPQVRAFVQDAMLDAVRKYEIDAVHWDDYFYPYPVAGQVFDDDATYAAHGAGFPDRAAWRRHNIDCLVRETAARIREVRPAARFGISPFGVWRNATTDGLGSPTRAGVQTYDDLHADTRKWVRERWIDYICPQLYWNIGLAAADYAKLLPWWSTVVEGTGVQLYVGEALYKAGDPAQPAAWQDPAELSRHLTLARDYPQVRGHAFFSAREVGADRIGAMARVVADHYQRPARTPR, from the coding sequence ATGGGGCGACTGTCACGTCGGGCGTTCGCGGTGGCAGCTGTGGCGACGCTCTGCGGGTCGGCGACGGCGGGGGATGCCGCGGCATTACCGGGTTCGGTCTCCCGGGGTCGGGCGGGGACGCGGGCCGCGAGCGAGCTGCGCGGGATGTGGCTGGCCGCCGTCTCCAACCGTGACTGGCCGTCGAGCCCGGGCCTGACCGCCGGCCGGCAGCGCGCCGAACTCCTCGACCATCTCGACACCGCCGTACGCCTGCGCCTCAACACCGTGATCTTCCAGGTGCGTCCCACGGCCGACGCGCTGTGGCCCTCGCCGTACGAGCCGTGGTCCCAATACCTGACCGGTGTCCAGGGCGAGGATCCCGGGTGGGATCCGCTGGGCACCGCGGTGGCGGAGGCCCATGCGCGCGGCCTGGAGCTGCACGCCTGGTTCAACCCGTACCGGATCGCCAACCACACCGACCCGGCGAAGCTCGTGGCGAGCCACCCCGCCCGCGAGCACCCCGACTGGGTCGTGCCCTACGGCGGGAAGCTCTACTACGATCCCGGGCTGCCCCAGGTCCGCGCGTTCGTCCAGGACGCGATGCTCGACGCCGTGCGGAAGTACGAGATCGACGCGGTGCACTGGGACGACTATTTCTACCCGTATCCGGTCGCCGGCCAGGTCTTCGACGACGACGCGACGTACGCGGCCCACGGCGCGGGCTTCCCGGACAGGGCCGCCTGGCGGCGCCACAACATCGACTGCCTGGTCCGGGAGACGGCGGCCCGCATCAGGGAGGTCCGGCCCGCGGCGCGCTTCGGGATCAGCCCCTTCGGAGTGTGGCGCAACGCCACCACCGACGGGCTCGGCTCGCCGACCAGGGCAGGCGTGCAGACGTACGACGATCTGCACGCCGACACCAGGAAGTGGGTCCGGGAGCGCTGGATCGACTACATCTGCCCGCAGCTGTACTGGAACATCGGGCTCGCCGCCGCCGACTACGCGAAGCTGCTGCCCTGGTGGTCGACGGTCGTCGAGGGCACGGGCGTGCAGTTGTACGTCGGGGAGGCGCTGTACAAGGCGGGCGATCCCGCGCAGCCCGCGGCGTGGCAGGACCCCGCCGAACTCTCCCGGCACCTCACCCTCGCCCGCGACTACCCGCAGGTGCGCGGGCACGCCTTCTTCTCGGCCAGGGAGGTCGGCGCGGATCGCATCGGCGCGATGGCACGGGTCGTCGCCGACCACTATCAGCGGCCGGCGAGAACTCCGCGCTGA
- a CDS encoding 3-hydroxybutyryl-CoA dehydrogenase, whose product MTDIERVGVVGCGQMGAGIAEVCARAGLDVKVAETTGEALEIGRTRLFNSLSKAAERGKISEDELKATQDRLSFTTDLGEFADRDLVIEAVVENEQVKTEIFQVLDQVVTRQDAILASNTSSIPLVKLAVATSRPDQVIGIHFFNPAPVQQLVELIPALTTSEGTLSRAQLFAEKALGKHAIRAQDRSGFVVNALLIPYLLSAIRMFESGIASREDIDNGMEMGCAHPMGPLKLSDLIGLDTVASVAHSMYEEYKEPLYAAPPLLQRMVDAGRLGRKSGSGFYTYGE is encoded by the coding sequence GTGACCGACATCGAACGCGTCGGAGTCGTGGGCTGCGGCCAGATGGGAGCGGGCATTGCCGAGGTGTGCGCCCGCGCCGGTCTGGACGTCAAGGTCGCCGAGACCACCGGTGAAGCCCTGGAGATCGGCCGTACCCGGCTCTTCAACTCCCTCTCCAAGGCGGCCGAGCGCGGCAAGATCTCCGAGGACGAGCTCAAGGCCACTCAGGACCGGCTCAGCTTCACCACGGACCTCGGCGAGTTCGCCGACCGCGACCTGGTGATCGAGGCCGTCGTCGAGAACGAGCAGGTGAAGACCGAGATCTTCCAGGTGCTCGACCAGGTGGTGACCCGGCAGGACGCGATCCTCGCCTCCAACACCTCCTCGATCCCGCTGGTGAAGCTCGCCGTCGCCACCTCGCGCCCCGACCAGGTCATCGGCATCCACTTCTTCAACCCGGCCCCGGTGCAGCAGCTCGTCGAGCTGATTCCGGCGCTGACCACCTCCGAGGGCACCCTCAGCCGCGCCCAGCTGTTCGCCGAGAAGGCGCTCGGCAAGCATGCGATCCGCGCCCAGGACCGCTCAGGCTTCGTGGTCAACGCGCTGCTCATCCCGTATCTGCTGTCCGCGATCCGGATGTTCGAGTCGGGCATCGCGAGCCGCGAGGACATCGACAACGGCATGGAGATGGGCTGCGCCCACCCGATGGGCCCGCTCAAGCTGTCCGACCTGATCGGCCTCGACACGGTGGCCTCGGTCGCCCACTCGATGTACGAGGAGTACAAGGAGCCCCTGTACGCCGCTCCCCCGCTGCTCCAGCGCATGGTGGACGCCGGACGCCTGGGCCGGAAGTCGGGCTCGGGTTTCTACACGTACGGCGAGTGA
- a CDS encoding NUDIX hydrolase: MQWTKQNEQTVYANRWFSVNLADVELPDGRHLDHFLIRLRPVAVATVVNEANEVLLLWRHRFITDSWGWELAAGVVEDGEDIAVAAARELEEETGWRPGPLRHLMSVEPSNGLTDARHHIFWADEGAYIGHPVDDFESDRREWVPLKLVPDMVARGEVPAANMAAALLLLHHLRLGQDALP, translated from the coding sequence GTGCAGTGGACGAAACAGAACGAACAAACTGTGTATGCAAACCGCTGGTTCAGCGTCAATCTCGCAGATGTGGAGCTGCCGGACGGTCGGCACCTCGATCACTTTTTGATACGGCTGCGGCCGGTGGCCGTGGCCACTGTGGTGAATGAGGCCAATGAAGTGCTGCTCCTGTGGCGGCACCGCTTCATCACCGACAGCTGGGGGTGGGAACTCGCGGCGGGCGTCGTCGAGGACGGTGAGGACATCGCCGTCGCGGCGGCCCGCGAACTGGAGGAGGAGACCGGCTGGCGGCCGGGACCCCTGCGGCATCTGATGAGCGTCGAGCCCTCCAACGGGCTCACCGACGCCCGGCACCACATCTTCTGGGCCGACGAGGGCGCGTACATCGGACACCCCGTGGACGACTTCGAGTCGGACCGAAGGGAATGGGTTCCCTTAAAGCTCGTCCCCGACATGGTCGCCCGCGGCGAGGTCCCGGCCGCCAACATGGCTGCCGCACTGCTCCTTCTGCACCATCTCAGGCTCGGGCAGGACGCCTTGCCCTGA